The following coding sequences lie in one Monomorium pharaonis isolate MP-MQ-018 chromosome 1, ASM1337386v2, whole genome shotgun sequence genomic window:
- the LOC105837740 gene encoding F-box/LRR-repeat protein 7 codes for MEGSCPLLFPSFGEQSDSERGGGYSSQKVGVYRPGADAIDLGYHTLDNNACRTTSSSSSSTPGVSSSTPTRQQQQQLSQPNKHHLVHVAVNDLCQLDDNLLLRIFSWLDTRDRCSLAQTCRRLWEIAWHPALWREVEVRYPQNATAALNALTRRGCHTCVRRLVLEGATGLPGIFAQLPYLSLTSLVLRHSRRVTDANVTTVLDSCAHLRELDLTGCPNVTRACGRTTILQLQSLDLSDCHGVEDSGLVLSVSRMPHLGCLYLRRCSRITDASLIAIASYCASLRQLSVSDCLKVTDFGVRELAARLGPSLRYFSVGKCDRVSDAGLLVVARHCYKLRYLNARGCEALSDSATIALARGCPRMRALDIGKCDIGDATLEALSTGCPNLKKLSLCGCERITDAGLEALAYYVRGLRQLNIGECSRVTWVGYRAVKRYCRRCVIEHTNPGFSS; via the coding sequence ATGGAAGGATCATGCCCACTCCTCTTTCCCAGCTTCGGGGAGCAGAGCGACTCTGAGCGGGGAGGAGGCTACTCGTCGCAGAAGGTCGGCGTTTATCGGCCAGGCGCAGACGCCATCGACTTGGGCTATCACACCCTCGACAACAATGCCTGCCGTACCACGTCGTCATCGTCCTCGTCAACCCCGGGCGTGTCGTCCAGCACGCCGACTCgtcagcagcaacagcaactaTCGCAGCCTAATAAGCATCATCTGGTTCACGTCGCGGTCAACGACCTCTGCCAGCTCGATGACAATCTGCTGCTGAGGATCTTCAGCTGGCTCGACACCCGCGACCGCTGCTCTCTGGCGCAGACCTGTCGACGCCTCTGGGAGATCGCGTGGCATCCGGCGCTCTGGCGAGAAGTCGAGGTGCGTTATCCACAGAATGCCACCGCGGCGTTGAACGCGCTGACGCGTCGTGGCTGCCACACCTGCGTCCGTCGTCTGGTCCTGGAAGGCGCCACCGGGTTGCCTGGTATCTTCGCGCAATTACCATACCTCAGTTTGACCTCCTTGGTGTTGCGACACTCACGTCGGGTCACCGACGCCAACGTCACCACGGTGCTGGACAGCTGCGCTCATCTTAGAGAACTCGACTTGACCGGTTGTCCTAATGTCACTCGCGCCTGCGGTCGTACCACCATCCTGCAGCTGCAGTCGCTCGATCTCAGCGACTGCCACGGCGTCGAGGATTCCGGCCTGGTGCTGAGCGTGTCACGCATGCCGCACCTGGGATGTCTTTACCTACGTAGATGCAGCCGCATCACCGACGCCAGTCTGATCGCCATCGCTTCCTACTGCGCCAGCCTGCGTCAGCTGTCGGTGTCAGATTGCCTGAAAGTCACAGACTTTGGGGTGCGCGAGCTGGCGGCGCGTCTCGGCCCGTCGCTCCGCTACTTCTCCGTAGGCAAATGCGACCGCGTGTCCGACGCTGGTCTGCTGGTCGTCGCTCGTCATTGCTACAAGCTGCGCTATCTGAACGCCCGCGGTTGCGAGGCACTCAGCGACAGCGCGACCATCGCCTTGGCGCGCGGCTGTCCGCGTATGCGCGCCCTGGACATAGGTAAATGCGACATCGGCGACGCGACCCTCGAGGCACTCTCCACCGGATGCCCGAACCTGAAGAAGCTATCCTTGTGCGGATGCGAAAGGATTACCGATGCCGGTCTTGAGGCGTTGGCCTACTACGTACGTGGCCTGCGGCAGCTCAACATCGGCGAGTGTTCCCGGGTCACATGGGTCGGCTACCGCGCCGTCAAACGTTATTGCCGACGTTGTGTCATAGAGCACACTAATCCTGGATTCTCCAGTTGA
- the LOC105836214 gene encoding cytosol aminopeptidase isoform X2, whose amino-acid sequence MALSFIRARAVQYGNLHLRLFASVSTMKTGLVLGVYETENEDNVVLTPTAAKYNELVNGKLLKNILLAGPKIPKGHARVFWGLDETDYTGVAVVGLGKQGLGVNKLEEIHEGKENVRAAAAAGCRALDDVEIKDIKIETLGDAEAAAEGAGLCTWLYQGYKNAEKKKKLSKVSLYGEEGEAEWRVGIIKAQAQNWARELSDTPANLMTPTIFSQRVYEVLTRLGVDVQVRDKNWAEQKQMGSFLSVARGSTEPPKFLEINYKGAENASEAPVVLVGKGVTFDAGGISLKPASEMDEMRADMSGASCVVATIRAAAELKLKKNIIGLIPLTENLPSGHATKPGDLVRAMNGKTIIVDNTDAEGRLILADALCYAQQFNPRFILDIATLTGAMRVALSNAATGVFSNDAHLYETLRDAGTITGDRVWRFPLWQHFTDEVTKKVKGADINNIAKSKGGGSATAAAFLREFVSKDTPWMHLDIAGVMGPAHDELLSYIPAGMTGRPTRTLIQFLQALC is encoded by the exons ATGGCATTGTCTTTTATCAGGGCTAGAGCAGTTCAGTACGGAAATTTACACCTGCGTCTCTTCGCTAGCGTATCGACCATGAAG ACGGGATTAGTACTGGGTGTTTACGAAACGGAGAACGAGGACAACGTCGTACTCACCCCTACGGCGGCCAAGTATAATGAACTGGTTAATGGCAAGCTACTGAAAAACATCCTGCT AGCAGGACCAAAGATCCCTAAAGGTCATGCTAGAGTGTTTTGGGGTTTGGATGAAACAGATTACACCGGAGTCGCAGTAGTCGGACTAGGAAAACAGGGTCTTGGTGTTAACAAACTTGAAGAGATCCATGAAGGAAAGGAAAACGTACGTGCTGCCGCAGCAG CGGGATGTCGTGCATTAGATGACGTTGAGATAAAGGACATCAAGATAGAAACACTAGGAGATGCGGAAGCCGCCGCCGAAGGAGCTGGTCTGTGCACATGGCTTTATCAAGGATATAAAAatgcagaaaagaaaaagaagttaTCAAAGGTCTCACTATATGGAGAAGAAGGAGA gGCGGAATGGCGAGTCGGCATTATCAAAGCCCAAGCACAAAACTGGGCTCGCGAGCTCTCGGATACTCCCGCGAACCTAATGACACCCACAATATTTTCGCAACGAGTTTACGAAGTACTGACGCGTCTCGGAGTCGATGTTCAAGTGCGCGACAAAAACTGGGCCGAGCAGAAGCAGATGGGTTCATTCCTTAGCGTAGCGCGTGGCAGTACCGAACCACCTAAGTTTCTCGAGATCAATTATAAAGGCGCTGAAAATGCAAGTGAGGCCCCGGTGGTGTTGGTCGGCAAAGGAGTCACTTTCGATGCCGGTGGCATCAGCCTTAAG CCGGCGTCGGAAATGGACGAGATGCGTGCCGATATGAGCGGCGCCTCCTGTGTAGTCGCTACCATCCGCGCGGCAGCGGAGCTCAAActgaagaaaaatatcattggACTGATCCCACTCACAGAAAATTTACCGTCCGGACATGCTACGAAGCCGGGAGATCTGGTGCGAGCGATGAACGGCAAGACCATCATCGTAGACAACACTGATGCAGAGGGCAGATTGATTCTCGCCGATGCGCTGTGCTACGCTCAGCAGTTTAATCCAAG ATTTATCTTGGATATCGCTACGTTGACTGGTGCCATGAGGGTTGCCTTGTCGAACGCCGCAACTGGAGTATTTTCCAATGACGCACATCTTTATGAAACTCTAAGAGATGCTGGCACGATAACTGGTGATCGAGTATGGAGATTCCCTCTATGGCAGCATTTCACGGATGAAGTGACGA aaaaagtcAAGGGAGCCGATATAAATAACATCGCAAAATCCAAAGGTGGTGGCTCTGCTACCGCCGCTGCCTTCTTAAGAGAGTTTGTCAGTAAGGATACACCATGGATGCATTTAGACATAGCTGGTGTTATGGGTCCTGCTCATGACGAATTATTATCGTACATCCCGGCCGGAATGACCGGGCGTCCGACGCGTACGCTTATACAATTCCTACAGGCGCTCTGTTAA
- the LOC105836214 gene encoding E3 ubiquitin-protein ligase COP1 isoform X1 encodes MSTPGDGNMGNDSGNAGSSGGLLGDSSKINKPPHPPTNVLQRMTGILEDKSNDYLCPICFDLIDTAYITRCGHTFCHHCIVKCLEIKDRCPKCSFTLSEQDIFPNFLLDELVSKYKTRSKGLAQLGSYADNSRHRGAAGSNDSSVPAATDGLRSIVAAESANLTLPDVNVMLEVLTQRKHLLEAETCTAQNKLLHEFLKHLLQQKEEQRNQLQKEVALIKRDMEEVENILKDVQSKCPRVEDVKKASENDTAQVSAIRREMLGLIDIIDSNMVKPGDKVTSAGVDAFANPASVGGGQPGGSTLAIRRKRLHAHFDDFVQCYFDSRGKELLLGTQKSQSQSEAAQLQQQHGGVHSTSSGLDVFRENLVKFSRYNSLRPLATLNYSSDLFNNSTIVSSIEFDKDNEFFAIAGVTKRIKVFDYGAVIRDTVDIHYPCVEMVSSSKISCVSWNSFHKGMLASSDYEGTVTVWDAVTGQRTKAFQEHEKRCWSVDFNDVDTRLIASGSDDARVKLWALNTDYSVASLEAKANVCCVKFNPRSSCHLAFGSADHCVHYYDLRNMKEALCIFKGHRKAVSYVKFINKEEIVSASTDSQLKMWNINNPLCLRSFVGHVNEKNFVGLATDGDYVACGSENNALYVYYKGLTKQLFSYKFDAVRSILEVQDRREEDLNEFVSAVCWRQMSNVVVAANSQGIIKILELV; translated from the coding sequence ATGTCGACTCCTGGCGACGGTAATATGGGGAACGATAGCGGCAACGCCGGGAGCAGCGGTGGATTATTAGGTGACAGTAGCAAAATTAACAAGCCTCCCCATCCGCCTACGAACGTGCTGCAGAGGATGACTGGCATATTGGAGGACAAGAGCAACGACTATCTGTGCCCGATATGCTTCGATCTCATCGACACAGCGTACATCACGCGTTGCGGACACACGTTCTGTCACCATTGCATTGTGAAATGCTTGGAGATCAAGGACCGCTGCCCGAAATGCAGTTTCACGTTGAGCGAACAGGACATTTTTCCGAATTTTCTGCTGGACGAGCTGGTCTCCAAGTACAAGACCAGAAGTAAGGGCCTCGCTCAGCTGGGCTCGTACGCAGACAACAGCAGACACAGAGGAGCTGCTGGTTCTAATGACTCGTCGGTGCCGGCAGCCACCGACGGTTTGAGAAGCATCGTGGCGGCGGAAAGCGCCAATCTCACCCTGCCCGACGTGAACGTGATGCTCGAGGTGCTGACCCAGCGCAAGCATTTGCTCGAGGCGGAGACCTGCACGGCGCAGAACAAGCTGCTGCACGAGTTCCTCAAGCACCTGCTGCAGCAGAAGGAGGAGCAGCGGAATCAACTGCAGAAAGAGGTGGCACTGATCAAGCGGGATATGGAAGAAGTGGAGAACATCCTGAAGGACGTGCAGAGCAAGTGCCCGCGGGTTGAGGACGTCAAGAAGGCGAGCGAGAACGACACCGCGCAGGTGTCGGCCATCAGGCGGGAGATGCTCGGCCTCATTGACATAATAGACTCGAATATGGTGAAGCCCGGCGACAAGGTGACCAGCGCGGGTGTCGACGCCTTTGCTAATCCGGCGAGCGTCGGCGGTGGCCAACCCGGCGGATCGACCCTAGCCATACGGCGAAAGAGATTGCACGCTCACTTTGACGATTTCGTTCAATGTTACTTCGATTCGCGCGGCAAGGAGCTGCTGCTCGGCACTCAGAAGTCGCAGTCGCAGAGTGAAGCCGCTCAGCTGCAGCAGCAACACGGCGGCGTGCATAGCACGAGCTCCGGGCTGGATGTGTTTCGCGAGAACCTCGTCAAGTTCTCGCGGTATAACTCCCTGCGCCCGCTGGCCACCCTCAACTACTCGTCGGACCTCTTTAACAATTCCACCATCGTGTCCAGCATCGAGTTCGACAAGGACAATGAGTTCTTTGCGATCGCTGGAGTCACCAAGCGCATAAAGGTATTCGACTACGGCGCGGTTATACGCGACACCGTCGACATTCACTATCCCTGCGTCGAGATGGTCTCCAGCTCGAAAATCTCATGCGTCTCGTGGAACTCCTTTCACAAGGGGATGCTCGCGTCGTCCGACTACGAGGGCACCGTGACAGTGTGGGACGCGGTGACCGGTCAACGAACAAAAGCGTTCCAAGAGCACGAGAAGAGATGTTGGTCGGTCGACTTCAATGACGTCGACACCAGACTAATTGCATCTGGCTCCGACGACGCCCGGGTCAAATTGTGGGCGTTAAACACTGATTATTCCGTGGCGTCGTTGGAGGCGAAAGCCAACGTGTGCTGCGTGAAATTCAATCCACGCAGCTCGTGTCACCTGGCGTTCGGGTCCGCGGATCACTGCGTGCATTATTACGATTTGCGCAACATGAAGGAGGCGTTGTGCATATTCAAGGGCCACCGTAAGGCCGTCTCCTACGTTAAATTCATCAACAAGGAGGAAATTGTATCAGCGAGCACGGATTCCCAGTTAAAGATGTGGAACATAAACAATCCACTCTGTCTGCGATCGTTTGTCGGTCACGTGAACGAGAAGAACTTCGTCGGGCTCGCCACCGATGGTGATTACGTTGCCTGCGGGTCGGAGAATAACGCACTGTACGTCTATTACAAGGGTTTGACGAAGCAGCTGTTCTCGTACAAATTCGACGCTGTTCGAAGCATATTGGAGGTGCAGGACAGACGGGAGGAAGATTTGAACGAGTTCGTGTCCGCGGTGTGCTGGAGGCAGATGTCTAATGTCGTAGTGGCCGCTAACTCTCAAggaattatcaaaatattagaGCTAGTTTGA
- the LOC105836430 gene encoding mediator of RNA polymerase II transcription subunit 28 isoform X1, which translates to MATPTNSSGNLVDDFEESFQQCLSILTKDEGLGNSGTGASGGLTVDKDEGRAEMEQATMRFIDLARQMEAFFLQKRFLLSALKPELLVKEEISELKLELQRKEELIKKHNDKIAVWQNMLTDLQGWAQSPAQGPAPSGLPNGNQSGQNQQAASGGNASMQQQQQQMLQHQQQLQQQLQQQQQQQHPQLQQQLQQQMQHPLQSQVQQGSGGPPTSGLQGVGVPVSQQGMFMAQGGVGGRATGFPVGGMSSSALQGPLAYLEKTTSNIGMPERRS; encoded by the exons ATGGCGACGCCGACTAACAGCAGCGGTAACCTTGTTGACGATTTCGAGGAATCGTTTCAG CAATGTTTGAGTATACTAACGAAAGACGAGGGACTGGGCAACAGTGGAACTGGCGCGTCTGGTGGCTTGACAGTGGATAAAGACGAGGGTCGCGCGGAAATGGAACAGGCCACCATGAGGTTCATAGACCTGGCCAGGCAGATGGAGGCGTTCTTCCTGCAAAAGAGATTTCTCCTGTCCGCATTGAAACCTGAGCTGCTGGTCAAGGAGGAGATCAGCGAGCTGAAATTAGAGTTGCAGCGCAAGGAGGAGCTGATAAAGAAGCACAATGACAAGATTGCTGTCTGGCAGAACATGTTGACTGATTTGCAGGGATGGGCACAATCACCTGCTCAAGGCCCAGCACCCAGTG GATTACCCAATGGCAATCAAAGCGGACAAAACCAGCAGGCTGCGAGTGGTGGTAATGCTTCaatgcagcagcagcaacagcagatGCTGCAGCATCAACAGCAATTGCAGCAGCAGCtgcagcaacaacagcagcagcagcatccaCAGTTACAGCAGCAGTTGCAACAGCAGATGCAACACCCATTGCAATCACAG GTACAACAGGGTTCCGGTGGCCCACCTACGTCAGGTCTTCAGGGGGTTGGTGTGCCAGTCAGTCAGCAGGGCATGTTCATGGCACAGGGTGGCGTAGGTGGCAGAGCTACTGGATTCCCAGTCGGCGGTATGAGCAGTAGTGCTCTGCAAGGGCCTCTGGCCTACTTGGAAAAGACAACGAGCAACATAGGGATGCCAGAGAGGAGGAGTTGA
- the LOC105836430 gene encoding mediator of RNA polymerase II transcription subunit 28 isoform X2: MATPTNSSGNLVDDFEESFQQCLSILTKDEGLGNSGTGASGGLTVDKDEGRAEMEQATMRFIDLARQMEAFFLQKRFLLSALKPELLVKEEISELKLELQRKEELIKKHNDKIAVWQNMLTDLQGWAQSPAQGPAPSGLPNGNQSGQNQQAASGGNASMQQQQQQMLQHQQQLQQQLQQQQQQQHPQLQQQLQQQMQHPLQSQENEDEKECEKEASDSTIEECNTYMEVIDCDDDEEIIER; this comes from the exons ATGGCGACGCCGACTAACAGCAGCGGTAACCTTGTTGACGATTTCGAGGAATCGTTTCAG CAATGTTTGAGTATACTAACGAAAGACGAGGGACTGGGCAACAGTGGAACTGGCGCGTCTGGTGGCTTGACAGTGGATAAAGACGAGGGTCGCGCGGAAATGGAACAGGCCACCATGAGGTTCATAGACCTGGCCAGGCAGATGGAGGCGTTCTTCCTGCAAAAGAGATTTCTCCTGTCCGCATTGAAACCTGAGCTGCTGGTCAAGGAGGAGATCAGCGAGCTGAAATTAGAGTTGCAGCGCAAGGAGGAGCTGATAAAGAAGCACAATGACAAGATTGCTGTCTGGCAGAACATGTTGACTGATTTGCAGGGATGGGCACAATCACCTGCTCAAGGCCCAGCACCCAGTG GATTACCCAATGGCAATCAAAGCGGACAAAACCAGCAGGCTGCGAGTGGTGGTAATGCTTCaatgcagcagcagcaacagcagatGCTGCAGCATCAACAGCAATTGCAGCAGCAGCtgcagcaacaacagcagcagcagcatccaCAGTTACAGCAGCAGTTGCAACAGCAGATGCAACACCCATTGCAATCACAG gaaaatgaAGATGAAAAAGAGTGTGAGAAAGAAGCGAGTGATAGTACTATTGAAGAGTGCAATACTTACATGGAGGTAATAGACTGCGACGATGACGAGGAGATAATAGAACGATAA
- the LOC105836577 gene encoding uncharacterized protein LOC105836577 isoform X1, with the protein MYVFMVLRTSTRYESLESSLPSSAVSVFRLVILQILPILLILKHQINSPELLICLSVLTNVCGMDSQVCGDGRLIDVIDESWRKERLPIDDISTPVAELPDPESDNGDSHMTLKELEQKWNNLALSSLSDNHLHSPTPLHN; encoded by the exons ATGTACGTTTTCATGGTCTTAAGAACCAGTACGAGGTACGAGTCATTGGAGTCATCTCTGCCATCTTCTGCCGTCTCTGTGTTTCGTCTTGTGATCTTGCAGATTTTGCCAATTCTACTGATCTTGAAACATCAAATAAATTCTCCCGAACTGCTCATTTG CCTAAGTGTGTTGACCAACGTTTGCGGGATGGACAGTCAGGTGTGCGGGGACGGCAGGTTGATAGACGTGATCGACGAGAGCTGGCGCAAGGAACGTCTACCTATTGACGACATCTCAACACCCGTGGCTGAGCTGCCAGATCCCGAGAGCGACAACGGCGATTCCCATATGACGTTGAAGGAGTTGGAGCAGAAGTGGAATAATTTGGCTTTGAGCTCCCTCAGTGACAATCATCTGCATTCTCCAACACCACTGCACAACTGA
- the LOC105836577 gene encoding anaphase-promoting complex subunit 13 isoform X2 → MYVFMVLRTSTRYESLESSLPSSAVSVFRLVILQILPILLILKHQINSPELLICQVCGDGRLIDVIDESWRKERLPIDDISTPVAELPDPESDNGDSHMTLKELEQKWNNLALSSLSDNHLHSPTPLHN, encoded by the exons ATGTACGTTTTCATGGTCTTAAGAACCAGTACGAGGTACGAGTCATTGGAGTCATCTCTGCCATCTTCTGCCGTCTCTGTGTTTCGTCTTGTGATCTTGCAGATTTTGCCAATTCTACTGATCTTGAAACATCAAATAAATTCTCCCGAACTGCTCATTTG TCAGGTGTGCGGGGACGGCAGGTTGATAGACGTGATCGACGAGAGCTGGCGCAAGGAACGTCTACCTATTGACGACATCTCAACACCCGTGGCTGAGCTGCCAGATCCCGAGAGCGACAACGGCGATTCCCATATGACGTTGAAGGAGTTGGAGCAGAAGTGGAATAATTTGGCTTTGAGCTCCCTCAGTGACAATCATCTGCATTCTCCAACACCACTGCACAACTGA
- the LOC105836504 gene encoding AN1-type zinc finger protein 1-like, translating into MEFPETGKHCSVKDCKLLDFLPFVCEHCQTVFCKEHFNMDSHKCLKMENSTKSIGEQSASFLCSKESCKDLSPIEMPCIKCKQHFCVAHRHHGCLELSETEKTQKLKKWQIPKKQFAEAKAIVDQQITDSLKKSKNTALANKVQLMRVKCSAIGPKNVPTSERSYFLVHLPLTFKNKHIGTSKGTFVNMHWTIGKCIDSMADTLKVPNDNNTATANKLKLFRHSTGNLICSKMETPLMKLFEDSAVFDGERVILEYSDNVPDNVVDPSLYT; encoded by the exons ATGGAATTTCCAGAGACTGGCAAACACTGCTCGGTAAAGGACTGCAAATTGTTGGATTTCTTGCCATTTGTATGCGAGCACTGTCAGACCGTCTTCTGTAAAGAACATTTCAATATGGACTCAcacaaatgtttaaaaatggaGAACTCAACGAAATCCATTGGTGAACAGTCGGCGAGCTTTCTATGTTCTAAAGAGTCTTGCAAGGATTTATCACCAATCGAGATGCCTTGTATCAAATGCAAACAGCATTTTTGTGTGGCACACAGGCATCATGGATGCTTGGAGTTGAGCGAAACAGAGAAGACACAGAAACTGAAGAAGTGGCAGATACCAAAGAAACAGTTTGCAGAAGCTAAGGCTATAGTAGATCAACAAATCACAGACAGTTTGAAGAAATCCAAGAATACAGCACTAGCAAATAAG GTACAACTCATGCGTGTAAAATGTTCCGCGATTGGTCCTAAAAATGTACCAACGAGTGAGAGAAGTTACTTTCTCGTGCATCTGCCGctcacatttaaaaataagcacATAGGCACGTCGAAAGGTACCTTCGTCAACATGCATTGGACGATTGGCAAATGCATCGACTCGATGGCGGACACGCTCAAAGTTCCCAACGATAATAACACAGCCACCGCGAATAAATTGAAGCTCTTCCGACATTCTACCGGAAATTTGATATGCAGTAAGATGGAGACGCCTTTAATGAAATTGTTTGAGGATTCTGCTGTTTTCGATGGAGAGCGAGTTATCTTGGAGTATTCTGATAATGTACCTGATAATGTTGTAGATCcatctttatatacataa
- the LOC105836360 gene encoding tetraspanin-33, which translates to MMNNRRRSNFTYVSSCVKYMIFMLNFVFWLFGGLLIGVGLYAFVDKWQATGSVRVENVYDVVLNISLVMLIAGGVVFVVSFAGCVGALRENTCLLKFYSLCLLVFFLLEMGVAIVGFVFPHTLQSILEESFTDKIIQTYREDPDLQNFIDFGQQEFKCCGLSQEGYLDWGKNEYFNCTSPSVERCGVPFSCCINATDISSGLVNIMCGYKVQMLPVSEASKKVWTSGCIEIVRSWAERNLYTIAGIALGIALSQLFVIYLAKTLEGQIELQKSRWHS; encoded by the exons ATGATGAATAATCGCAGGCGCAGCAACTTCACGTATGTCAGCTCGTGCGTGAAGTACATGATTTTTATGCTGAATTTCGTCTTCTGG CTATTTGGCGGACTGCTAATCGGCGTAGGTCTCTACGCGTTCGTGGACAAATGGCAGGCGACCGGATCTGTTCGGGTGGAGAACGTCTATGACGTTGTTTTGAACATCTCTTTGGTGATGTTGATAGCTGGTGGAGTGGTTTTCGTCGTCAGTTTTGCTGGCTGCGTCGGAGCCCTTCGCGAGAACACATGCCTTCTTAAATTT tactcGCTGTGTCTTCTAGTATTCTTCCTTTTGGAGATGGGTGTGGCAATCGTCGGTTTTGTATTCCCCCATACCCTGCAGTCAATCTTGGAAGAGTCGTTCACAGACAAGATAATTCAGACATACAGGGAGGATCCAGATCTGCAAAATTTCATCGATTTTGGTCAACAAGAA ttcaAGTGTTGCGGCTTGAGTCAAGAAGGATATCTAGACTGgggaaaaaatgaatatttcaatTGCACTAGCCCTAGTGTGGAACGTTGCGGGGTACCATTCTCTTGTTGCATAAACGCTACTGATATATCT AGCGGacttgtaaatataatgtgtGGCTACAAAGTTCAGATGTTACCAGTGTCGGAAGCGAGTAAAAAGGTGTGGACCAGCGGATGCATTGAGATCGTCCGGAGTTGGGCGGAACGTAATCTCTATACGATAGCCGGCATCGCTCTGGGCATTGCGCTCAGCCAGCTTTTCGTGATCTACCTTGCGAAAACGTTAGAAGGTCAGATCGAGTTGCAGAAGTCTCGCTGGCATTCCTGA